One Trichoplusia ni isolate ovarian cell line Hi5 chromosome 6, tn1, whole genome shotgun sequence DNA segment encodes these proteins:
- the LOC113495341 gene encoding leucine-rich repeat-containing protein 70-like, protein MSASWSSFILLTLLILIEARPKCTTTGTVVVCTASKTDYKLVRGLVSDNTHTTVVKLKGCRIIDVDYESFNNLTSLKHLDLSVNKIQKLKLGVIDEPTQLTHLNLSYNQLTGFPLGLFDQVTHITHLDLKGNKISNLELGVFDSLHGLKVLDLSSNNLVGRDLNPYVFDQSTHIIWLDYSRNDMNNAPQNLLHALDSLQFLNLDRCFLTEVPAFAIKSNLRTMRHLILSTNQISNLDNSAIFVNLDNLEILDLSYNLIEHINGDILAPLKKLQKIVLRSNKIKTIPNDLFRNIPKLITIDLFGNLIEDVPVNAFRGSPLKNLNLSNNKITYLQDNFCLELMNSGGQLKKFLFDPNPWQCACLMDLLREVKRLGIEYNSAKYNGRDPVCVTWNEFTCNRQSNANENYIDAYHEIKSTKKILWSNHGT, encoded by the coding sequence ATGTCTGCATCCTGGTCATCCTTCATTTTGCTGACTCTACTGATCCTTATTGAAGCAAGACCGAAATGTACCACAACTGGAACTGTAGTCGTGTGTACCGCCAGCAAAACGGACTACAAACTGGTGAGAGGACTGGTCTCCGATAACACCCACACTACAGTTGTCAAATTAAAAGGATGTAGGATAATAGATGTGGATTACGAGTCTTTCAATAACCTGACCTCCCTAAAACACCTAGATTTGtctgtaaacaaaatacaaaaactaaaactcgGTGTTATTGATGAACCGACACAACTCACGCATCTGAATTTATCCTACAACCAGCTCACTGGGTTCCCTCTCGGCCTCTTCGACCAAGTAACTCATATAACCCATCTggatttaaaaggaaataaaatcaGCAATCTCGAGTTGGGAGTTTTCGATTCGTTGCACGGTTTGAAAGTTTTGGATTTGTCCAGTAATAATCTTGTGGGGAGAGATCTCAACCCTTACGTCTTCGACCAGAGCACACACATTATCTGGTTAGACTATTCACGAAACGACATGAACAATGCCCCTCAGAATCTGTTGCATGCACTTGATTCGTTACAATTCCTGAACCTTGACAGATGCTTCCTTACCGAAGTGCCTGCGTTCGCAATCAAGTCCAACCTCAGAACAATGAGGCATCTCATTCTTTCAACGAACCAAATATCGAATCTAGACAATTCAGCGATTTTCGTTAATCTGGACAACTTGGAGATCTTGGACTTATCCTACAATTTAATAGAGCACATTAATGGTGATATCCTAGCACCACTCAAGAAGCTACAAAAGATTGTCTTGagaagtaacaaaattaaaacaatacctaaTGACCTATTCCGGAACATCCCGAAGTTAATAACAATAGATTTGTTCGGGAATCTGATTGAAGATGTACCTGTGAATGCCTTTAGAGGATCCCCATTGAAGAATCTGAATCtatcgaataataaaataacatatctaCAAGATAATTTTTGCCTCGAGTTAATGAATTCCGGAGGTCAATTGAAGAAGTTCCTGTTCGACCCTAATCCTTGGCAATGTGCCTGCCTCATGGACTTGCTCAGAGAAGTGAAAAGACTAGGAATTGAATACAACAGTGCGAAGTACAATGGAAGAGATCCTGTTTGTGTGACTTGGAATGAATTTACATGCAATCGACAATCGAACgctaatgaaaattatattgacGCGTATCatgaaattaaaagtacaaaaaagaTCTTGTGGTCAAATCAcggaacttaa